A single Opitutaceae bacterium DNA region contains:
- a CDS encoding AMP-binding protein, translating to MKEAIVGLLLRLFYRFRIHGIEATRGTGPMLLCPNHVSWLDWLFLGVALGRDWKFVTSSVTARTSRLHRWIMINTRTFPVDPTSAYAVRDMADFLSAGGKLVLFPEGRISQTGGLMKLQDGAAFLVQRTGATLITAYLRGAKRLPWVRHPGWTQWFPEVSVHFSERLHVPAFPGIAATLARRKAALWLQDRMHDQQFEVEHRVGPRNIGALIGETVAAIPDKIALEDASFTEVTFRRLDLGSRLLAERFSGLWEPAPARRVGVLLPNVNALPATLLALWRLRQVPAILNFSSGIAIMRSCLKLAGIREVVTSRAFLEKAKLDVSAIQSDGITLHFLEDVRASIGFGAKLAGLIATRVAPGGALKRIAAGHGDTAVVLFTSGSEGVPKGVELTHGNILANARQVDTIMDATESERFFNALPLFHSLGLVGGLIYPMLKGCYTFLYVSPLHYRIVPAVVYDRSCTVLLGTNTFLNGYARKAHPYDFHTVKVLVAGAEKVLEATATAWARKFGIRILEGYGATECSPVISVNTRINPNSSSAGRFLPAIEYRLEAVDGVTEGGRLWVKGPNIMKGYLNPDAHAKFAQGNGWYDTGDIVRVDDDGYVYIQGRMKRFAKVSGEMVSLTAVEDALAGAFPTYGLRCQVVILAVPDEDKGERLIGVTNEARLTLADVRAAVREKGLSNLCAPRELRVVQAIPKLGTGKTDYRALQSLLSG from the coding sequence ATGAAAGAGGCGATCGTCGGGTTATTACTGAGATTGTTCTATCGGTTCCGGATCCACGGCATCGAAGCGACCCGCGGAACGGGCCCCATGCTCCTTTGCCCCAACCACGTTTCGTGGTTGGACTGGCTGTTCCTGGGTGTGGCACTCGGCCGAGACTGGAAGTTTGTGACGTCTAGCGTGACGGCGCGCACCTCCCGGCTCCATCGCTGGATCATGATAAACACCCGGACTTTCCCGGTGGATCCGACGTCTGCCTACGCGGTGAGGGACATGGCGGATTTCCTCTCAGCCGGAGGCAAGCTCGTGCTTTTTCCAGAGGGGAGAATTTCGCAAACGGGCGGCCTGATGAAACTACAGGATGGCGCGGCCTTCCTGGTGCAGCGGACCGGCGCCACGCTTATTACTGCGTACCTGCGGGGTGCAAAGCGGCTGCCTTGGGTTCGGCACCCGGGCTGGACGCAGTGGTTCCCCGAAGTTTCGGTCCACTTTTCAGAGCGTCTGCACGTACCTGCCTTCCCGGGAATTGCCGCTACTCTCGCCCGACGCAAAGCGGCCCTGTGGCTGCAGGACCGGATGCATGATCAGCAGTTCGAGGTCGAGCACCGGGTTGGACCGCGGAATATCGGAGCCTTGATCGGCGAGACAGTGGCCGCGATTCCTGACAAGATCGCGCTTGAGGACGCCTCGTTCACGGAGGTGACATTTCGGCGACTCGATCTCGGCTCGAGGTTGCTTGCGGAGCGTTTTTCCGGGTTATGGGAGCCAGCTCCCGCACGAAGGGTGGGCGTTCTCCTCCCCAATGTGAACGCCCTGCCTGCCACGCTCTTGGCATTGTGGCGGCTCAGGCAGGTGCCGGCCATTCTGAATTTCTCCTCGGGCATCGCGATCATGCGCTCCTGCCTCAAGCTCGCCGGTATCCGCGAAGTGGTGACATCGCGTGCGTTCCTGGAAAAGGCCAAGCTCGATGTATCCGCCATCCAGTCTGACGGCATCACTCTCCATTTTCTCGAGGATGTTCGCGCCTCGATCGGTTTCGGAGCGAAACTGGCAGGCCTCATCGCCACACGAGTCGCACCCGGGGGAGCACTCAAGCGAATCGCTGCGGGACATGGCGACACGGCCGTGGTTCTCTTCACAAGCGGCTCCGAGGGCGTGCCGAAAGGCGTCGAACTCACCCATGGCAACATCCTCGCAAACGCCCGACAGGTGGACACAATCATGGATGCCACAGAGTCGGAGCGCTTCTTCAACGCGTTGCCGCTCTTTCATTCCCTTGGTCTCGTTGGCGGTCTGATCTACCCGATGCTGAAGGGGTGCTATACCTTCCTGTATGTGTCGCCCCTGCACTATCGGATCGTTCCCGCCGTCGTGTACGACCGCTCTTGCACGGTTCTCCTGGGCACGAATACGTTCCTTAATGGCTATGCCCGCAAGGCGCATCCGTACGATTTTCACACGGTGAAGGTGCTGGTGGCCGGTGCAGAAAAGGTGCTCGAGGCGACCGCAACTGCGTGGGCGAGGAAATTCGGGATCCGCATCCTCGAGGGTTATGGTGCCACCGAGTGCAGCCCGGTTATCTCAGTCAATACGCGCATCAATCCCAACTCCTCGTCGGCGGGTCGGTTCCTTCCCGCCATCGAGTACCGCCTGGAAGCTGTCGATGGCGTGACCGAAGGCGGGCGGCTATGGGTGAAAGGCCCCAACATCATGAAGGGTTACCTGAATCCGGATGCCCATGCCAAGTTCGCCCAAGGCAACGGTTGGTACGACACGGGCGACATTGTTCGCGTGGACGACGATGGTTACGTGTACATCCAGGGTCGCATGAAGCGCTTTGCCAAGGTCAGCGGAGAAATGGTGAGCCTCACGGCCGTGGAGGACGCCCTGGCCGGTGCCTTCCCGACCTACGGTCTCCGTTGCCAGGTGGTCATCCTGGCCGTGCCAGATGAGGACAAAGGCGAGCGGTTGATTGGCGTGACCAACGAGGCCCGACTCACGCTCGCGGATGTGCGCGCCGCCGTACGCGAAAAGGGCTTGAGCAACCTGTGCGCTCCGCGCGAGCTTAGGGTGGTTCAGGCGATCCCCAAACTTGGTACAGGAAAGACGGACTACCGCGCCTTGCAGTCGTTGCTTTCGGGATAA
- a CDS encoding MFS transporter has product MRRNYPLLLSGQFLGAFGDNAILAIIVGQLTYLQLAGQITPEQLRLSSSIYTGILFIPYVLLAPVAGYLNDRYPKTAWLAGGNFLKLLGTCICVAGSENPVVLGLGYFIVGIGACIYGPAKYGILPEILPRESLVRANGMVELLTLLAILSGAIGGAALADAFKESPRISFSVVAGLFVVAWLCAAAMVRTPSNPETSWRQNVSSFSLHVRDLCTHPRLARVLAGTALFWWCGATMKMNFQPWGLQVLGLTTNTSIALLGLWLSLGVMAGSILAGRLHAVGDLRWTTRYGLGLGVVLGCIGLVAPTDFWLTPAVRGVPLPVVGILIVAGVAAGLFLIPLNAALQAESDPAKLGKTIAVQNLFDNLGMCASFVFVFTLAKIDVSASGVFFVLACGVGASLVYFRGLSGGRTTSS; this is encoded by the coding sequence GTGCGCCGCAACTACCCGCTCCTCCTTTCAGGACAGTTTCTTGGTGCCTTTGGTGATAACGCGATCCTCGCGATCATCGTGGGCCAGTTGACCTATTTGCAGCTGGCCGGACAGATCACCCCGGAACAGCTGCGGCTATCGAGCTCCATCTACACTGGCATCCTGTTCATTCCCTACGTGCTGCTGGCCCCGGTGGCGGGTTATCTGAACGATCGCTATCCCAAGACTGCGTGGCTTGCCGGGGGAAACTTTCTCAAGTTGCTCGGCACGTGTATCTGCGTCGCGGGATCGGAGAATCCCGTCGTGCTCGGCCTTGGCTACTTTATCGTGGGCATTGGGGCCTGCATCTACGGCCCGGCGAAATACGGGATCCTGCCTGAGATTTTGCCGCGCGAGTCGCTTGTCAGGGCGAACGGGATGGTGGAGCTGCTGACGCTGCTTGCCATCCTTTCCGGCGCCATCGGCGGCGCGGCTCTCGCGGATGCGTTCAAGGAGAGCCCCCGCATCTCCTTTTCGGTGGTGGCGGGTCTCTTTGTCGTCGCGTGGCTGTGCGCCGCGGCCATGGTGCGCACCCCATCTAATCCCGAGACCTCCTGGCGGCAGAACGTATCCAGTTTTTCGCTACACGTGCGGGACCTTTGCACCCATCCGCGCCTGGCGCGCGTGCTCGCTGGCACGGCGCTTTTCTGGTGGTGCGGAGCAACCATGAAGATGAACTTCCAGCCCTGGGGGCTCCAGGTGCTCGGGCTGACGACGAACACCTCCATTGCGCTGCTCGGCCTTTGGCTGAGCCTGGGCGTGATGGCGGGGAGCATTCTTGCCGGGCGCCTGCATGCCGTGGGCGACCTGCGATGGACGACCCGGTACGGCCTTGGGCTGGGAGTGGTGCTGGGCTGCATCGGCCTGGTGGCACCGACCGATTTTTGGCTGACGCCCGCTGTGCGCGGAGTGCCTTTGCCCGTGGTGGGCATCCTCATCGTCGCGGGGGTGGCCGCGGGTTTGTTTCTCATTCCCCTGAACGCCGCTCTGCAGGCGGAGTCCGACCCGGCAAAGTTGGGCAAGACCATCGCGGTCCAGAATCTCTTCGACAACCTCGGGATGTGCGCCTCGTTTGTGTTTGTGTTCACGCTGGCGAAAATCGATGTGAGCGCGAGCGGGGTATTCTTCGTCCTCGCCTGTGGCGTCGGAGCAAGCTTGGTCTATTTTCGGGGACTATCTGGAGGCCGTACGACCAGCTCCTGA
- a CDS encoding RraA family protein: protein MKTSLLACLAAVCPVLFAAPPTEQELRQGVSYLPTQVYSLEDDTALLKVFEGLRVADVSDGMDAVGLHNTGLMDPSIHPLWKDPKNYAHRFIGVAITARYVRTQNATAGKQSIEAYDKWAGSWYNEKSSEPFMALIRAGTAVVIEDSESADVGSIGSNNIMQWKIKGAVGVVTSATARDTDEIETQRVPLYLKQVGRGIRPGRNEIESVNRPVTVGGVLVRPGDIIVADGDGVIVVPRAVAKEVAAYAHKILDGDKAGRRDLYKQLGLPDDASVR from the coding sequence ATGAAAACTTCCCTGCTTGCCTGTCTTGCCGCCGTGTGTCCGGTTCTTTTTGCCGCACCGCCCACGGAGCAAGAGCTCCGACAAGGCGTCAGCTACCTCCCAACACAAGTGTATTCACTTGAGGATGACACTGCGCTGTTAAAGGTCTTCGAGGGACTGAGGGTCGCCGATGTGAGCGATGGCATGGATGCCGTCGGGTTGCACAACACCGGCCTCATGGATCCCTCCATCCATCCCCTCTGGAAAGACCCGAAGAACTACGCACACCGCTTCATCGGCGTCGCAATCACTGCGCGATACGTACGGACCCAGAACGCCACCGCGGGAAAGCAGTCGATCGAGGCGTACGACAAATGGGCGGGATCCTGGTACAACGAAAAATCGAGCGAGCCCTTCATGGCACTCATTCGCGCGGGCACAGCTGTTGTGATCGAGGATTCCGAATCTGCGGATGTGGGATCCATCGGCTCCAACAACATCATGCAGTGGAAGATCAAGGGTGCCGTCGGCGTGGTGACGAGCGCCACCGCACGGGATACCGACGAAATCGAAACTCAACGGGTACCACTCTACCTGAAGCAGGTGGGCCGCGGAATTCGCCCAGGGCGCAACGAAATCGAGTCCGTCAACCGTCCCGTCACGGTGGGCGGGGTGCTTGTGAGGCCCGGCGACATTATCGTTGCCGATGGTGACGGTGTCATCGTGGTGCCTCGGGCGGTTGCAAAAGAGGTCGCGGCATACGCGCACAAGATTCTCGACGGGGACAAAGCAGGTCGTCGTGACCTGTACAAGCAACTGGGCCTGCCCGACGACGCGTCTGTCCGGTGA
- a CDS encoding response regulator: protein MDETCPPSPATVLLYAEDEENDFFFLQYALKKLSGQVSLLRACDGLEAKRMLGAPPAAPLAGILTDLRMPSCDGFELMSWLKTQPQFASLPVIALSTSRLERDAERCLSLGVRNFFPKPNSPQGYLHLAQLILQEIRPHAVIGTR, encoded by the coding sequence ATGGACGAGACCTGCCCACCCTCTCCCGCCACGGTACTGCTTTATGCTGAGGACGAAGAAAACGACTTCTTCTTCCTGCAATATGCATTGAAAAAGTTATCAGGCCAGGTCTCGCTCCTCCGCGCATGCGACGGTCTTGAGGCGAAGCGGATGCTGGGCGCTCCGCCGGCCGCCCCACTCGCGGGAATCCTTACCGATCTGCGAATGCCGAGTTGCGACGGGTTTGAACTGATGTCTTGGCTCAAGACTCAGCCACAGTTTGCAAGCTTACCCGTGATCGCCCTTTCCACCTCAAGACTCGAGCGGGATGCGGAAAGGTGCCTTTCCCTCGGAGTGAGAAATTTCTTCCCGAAGCCGAACTCACCGCAGGGTTATCTGCACCTGGCCCAGCTGATCCTGCAGGAAATCAGGCCGCATGCCGTCATCGGGACTCGGTGA
- a CDS encoding tagaturonate epimerase family protein translates to MSSINPFLLNHGFTLRTNPCVSPDFCLDWPRLQAALAAGSKEVKRWPKSGFKTAAGDWLLVEHEANGDCAWILSPSGPTAPATMQERFTLADGTHAYPASWENLLALKNLVQEFSPDSTLFPTAAGRLGRGTLGVGARFTTLHWPAVEWAMSALELGMTANQNSIPRELVYNVEAMLAGKLDTVPFPFIGTQVPEGHQGQSVEGMSHGSVLSKLKTGFHRRRIPWSFNADHQPIGGKFDVREGALVKGCVLASYITFDLSPELAAKTSARPEDLPTDVINQVRTRLRQVRVKLEEGELFALLTAVWPSIQKMKRRDELYTRAREELFTTAIGRSYLRELSIDELPGLTSPETTAVMLSLCEALGMKIHFIAPAFGFQKNCPYPDQNELERLIQAQWRVCSAFDVSIGFHSGSGKSAENYQVMGRVTGSRLEIKTSGRYTYEMGRALASSQNPSDIELWRDWYQFTLEMAVAGAHSPDETECKAARTFVTTALATAGEPIDVYSSPAATRAALARLKPSPDHMFFFEYNFLFILASGGKPEKASLGDHSPSGYRQRERFYRISAEARLAYAKNVAAYLIFLAEHTGLADPQRCHASLRLLGAYNTYDELVSDISR, encoded by the coding sequence ATGTCCTCCATCAACCCGTTTCTCCTGAATCACGGTTTCACACTTCGCACGAATCCGTGCGTGAGTCCCGACTTCTGCCTCGACTGGCCACGCCTGCAGGCGGCACTTGCGGCTGGATCGAAGGAAGTGAAGCGTTGGCCAAAGAGTGGCTTCAAGACAGCAGCAGGGGATTGGCTCCTGGTTGAACATGAGGCGAATGGCGATTGCGCTTGGATCCTCTCGCCATCAGGACCAACCGCGCCTGCGACGATGCAGGAGCGTTTCACCCTCGCGGACGGCACGCATGCTTATCCTGCGAGTTGGGAGAACCTGCTGGCGCTCAAGAATCTGGTGCAGGAGTTTAGCCCGGACTCCACCCTCTTCCCGACGGCGGCGGGCCGCTTGGGGAGGGGGACGTTGGGTGTGGGCGCACGTTTCACGACGCTTCACTGGCCGGCGGTCGAGTGGGCGATGAGTGCGCTCGAGCTCGGCATGACAGCGAACCAGAACTCCATCCCACGCGAACTCGTCTACAACGTGGAGGCGATGCTTGCCGGGAAGCTCGACACGGTGCCGTTCCCTTTCATCGGTACACAAGTGCCCGAGGGACACCAGGGGCAAAGTGTCGAGGGGATGAGCCATGGCAGTGTACTTTCCAAGCTCAAGACAGGCTTTCACCGGCGCCGCATCCCTTGGAGCTTCAACGCCGACCACCAGCCGATTGGCGGTAAGTTTGACGTCCGCGAGGGCGCCCTGGTCAAAGGCTGTGTGCTCGCCAGTTATATAACGTTCGATCTTTCCCCTGAACTAGCCGCCAAGACCTCCGCGCGGCCCGAGGATCTGCCAACGGATGTAATCAACCAGGTGCGTACGCGCCTGAGGCAGGTGCGCGTGAAACTTGAGGAGGGCGAATTATTCGCCCTGCTGACCGCTGTCTGGCCTTCGATCCAAAAAATGAAACGCCGGGATGAACTCTACACCCGTGCCCGCGAAGAGTTGTTCACCACGGCGATCGGGCGCTCCTACTTGCGCGAGCTTTCAATCGACGAGTTGCCTGGACTGACCTCACCCGAGACAACCGCTGTGATGCTTTCTCTCTGCGAGGCGCTTGGGATGAAGATTCATTTTATCGCGCCCGCTTTCGGCTTCCAAAAGAATTGTCCCTATCCTGACCAGAATGAACTGGAACGCCTGATCCAGGCACAATGGCGGGTCTGCAGCGCATTCGACGTGAGCATTGGCTTCCACTCTGGGTCCGGAAAAAGCGCGGAGAATTACCAGGTCATGGGGCGGGTCACAGGATCGAGACTCGAGATAAAGACCAGCGGACGCTACACCTATGAGATGGGACGGGCGTTGGCTTCGTCGCAAAATCCCTCGGATATTGAGCTCTGGCGCGACTGGTATCAATTCACGCTCGAAATGGCGGTTGCCGGTGCTCATAGCCCCGATGAGACTGAATGCAAGGCGGCGCGCACATTCGTGACGACGGCACTCGCAACCGCCGGTGAACCAATTGACGTCTACTCGAGCCCTGCAGCCACACGAGCTGCTCTCGCGCGACTAAAACCGAGCCCTGATCATATGTTCTTCTTCGAGTACAACTTCTTGTTCATCCTGGCATCAGGCGGGAAACCCGAGAAGGCATCCTTGGGAGACCACAGCCCCTCAGGGTACCGTCAGCGGGAAAGGTTCTACCGAATTTCCGCTGAGGCTCGTCTGGCCTACGCGAAGAATGTGGCGGCCTACCTGATCTTCCTGGCCGAGCACACGGGGTTGGCGGACCCACAACGGTGTCACGCTTCCTTGAGGTTACTGGGAGCCTACAATACCTACGACGAGTTGGTGTCGGATATCTCTCGCTAA
- a CDS encoding MFS transporter has protein sequence MSTPNTVQKPASSYRWVVCALLFAATTINYFDRQILGLIKPILDEELQWTNEQFGLANSLFQAAYAFSLPIFGWLIDKYGTKAGYAISIIAWSFAALGHAFVNTVSGFYIARLALGLGEGGNFPSAIKAVALWFPKRERATATAIFNSGTNVGAMAAPILVPAVALAWGWHWAFILAGLIGFLWVFAWIPLYNVPERVKSVSQAELDHINSDRDDAGGEAKPLPWRSLLGYRQTWAFVAAKALTDPVWWFFLTWLPDFFKSTRHLDIKSSGLMLATIYGLATVLSIFGSWVTGALVKSGWSVTRARKTSMAIFALCVTPILLVKGASDWQAVFLIGFACAAHQAWSANLFTTASDMFPKRAVASVVGLGGMAGSVVGMCFPIFCGRLLDSFKAQGNITGGYAILFGICATAYILAWVIQHVLAPRFEQVKLRE, from the coding sequence ATGAGTACCCCCAACACTGTCCAAAAACCAGCGTCGAGTTATCGCTGGGTGGTTTGTGCGCTCCTTTTCGCAGCCACCACAATCAACTACTTCGATCGGCAGATCCTTGGTCTGATCAAGCCGATCCTCGACGAGGAGTTGCAGTGGACAAACGAGCAGTTCGGCCTAGCCAACAGCCTCTTTCAGGCGGCATACGCCTTCAGCCTTCCGATTTTCGGTTGGCTGATCGACAAGTACGGAACCAAGGCCGGATATGCGATTTCAATTATCGCTTGGAGCTTTGCGGCCTTGGGACATGCGTTCGTCAATACCGTCAGTGGCTTCTACATCGCCCGGCTTGCCCTTGGCTTGGGGGAAGGCGGCAACTTCCCGTCAGCCATCAAGGCGGTGGCCCTGTGGTTTCCCAAGCGGGAACGCGCCACGGCAACAGCCATCTTCAACTCCGGCACCAACGTCGGCGCCATGGCGGCACCCATCTTGGTCCCGGCTGTTGCATTGGCTTGGGGATGGCACTGGGCCTTCATCCTCGCCGGTCTGATCGGATTCCTTTGGGTGTTCGCCTGGATTCCGCTGTATAACGTGCCGGAACGCGTGAAGTCGGTGAGCCAGGCAGAACTGGACCACATCAACAGCGATCGAGACGACGCAGGCGGTGAAGCAAAGCCGCTTCCGTGGCGTTCGCTTCTCGGATACCGGCAGACCTGGGCCTTCGTTGCCGCAAAGGCGCTGACCGATCCCGTTTGGTGGTTCTTCCTAACCTGGCTTCCCGACTTCTTCAAGTCGACCCGGCATCTCGACATCAAGAGCAGCGGATTGATGCTGGCGACCATCTATGGCCTGGCGACCGTGCTGAGCATCTTCGGCAGCTGGGTCACGGGCGCCTTGGTGAAGAGCGGGTGGAGTGTGACTCGCGCCCGGAAGACGAGCATGGCGATCTTTGCGTTGTGCGTGACGCCGATCCTCCTCGTGAAAGGTGCGAGCGACTGGCAGGCCGTCTTCCTCATCGGGTTTGCCTGCGCCGCGCACCAAGCCTGGTCCGCCAATTTGTTCACCACCGCCTCGGACATGTTTCCCAAGCGTGCGGTCGCCTCGGTTGTGGGTCTCGGCGGCATGGCCGGATCCGTTGTGGGAATGTGCTTTCCCATCTTCTGCGGCCGGCTGCTCGATAGCTTCAAGGCTCAGGGTAACATCACCGGGGGCTATGCGATTCTCTTTGGCATTTGTGCGACCGCATACATCCTCGCGTGGGTGATCCAGCATGTGCTGGCACCACGCTTTGAGCAGGTGAAGTTGCGGGAGTGA
- a CDS encoding DUF4861 family protein, which translates to MRLFCFLAVLLLPVTALAGTVLVTVTRKGYEVRPTDLVRVPWDVLAGALPGVEPDKLVVRSADGTELPYQFTNFHPEDRGGRYDSILFPHAFGAGERTATFRVETAPTPRPPIAPLVFARHVPERLDDFAWENNRIAHRIYGAGLATEAAGRGRMISSGVDVWCKRVAYPVIDRWYLRGHDAYHRDNGEGLDFYSVGTTRGAGGTAVWVNGRLSVSSNWSKVRVLANGPLRAVFEVEYGEWQASPTLWVREKRRYTVDVDRNLHRIESTFVLSGAESATVALGLGKHASAKAAVLGAGEEGKLVLWEEYPKPEEGSLGTAVGLLPRKGVEIAEDELNHLLLIPIRSGESLIYFAGAGWSRSGQFENQSSWKSYVESVLAAEADPLNVEVVHEAP; encoded by the coding sequence ATGAGACTCTTTTGCTTTCTGGCAGTGCTCCTACTTCCAGTCACCGCCCTCGCTGGCACGGTCCTGGTTACAGTCACGCGCAAGGGGTACGAGGTCCGTCCGACGGATCTCGTGCGCGTGCCATGGGACGTGCTGGCAGGGGCGCTGCCTGGAGTCGAACCTGACAAACTGGTGGTGCGTTCGGCTGACGGCACGGAGCTTCCATACCAGTTCACGAATTTTCATCCGGAAGATCGTGGAGGGCGCTACGACTCGATCCTTTTCCCCCATGCCTTCGGGGCGGGCGAGCGCACGGCGACCTTTCGGGTCGAGACTGCTCCGACCCCGCGTCCGCCCATCGCGCCGCTGGTGTTTGCCCGCCACGTCCCCGAACGACTCGACGACTTTGCCTGGGAGAACAACCGGATCGCCCATCGCATCTATGGTGCAGGGCTCGCAACAGAGGCTGCGGGACGGGGTCGCATGATAAGCAGTGGCGTCGACGTCTGGTGCAAGCGAGTCGCTTATCCGGTGATTGATCGTTGGTACCTTCGCGGGCACGATGCCTACCATCGCGACAACGGTGAAGGGCTCGATTTTTACTCTGTCGGCACCACCCGCGGAGCAGGAGGCACCGCCGTCTGGGTCAATGGCCGGCTGAGCGTCTCATCGAATTGGTCGAAGGTGCGCGTCCTCGCCAATGGACCTTTGCGCGCTGTATTCGAAGTTGAATACGGCGAGTGGCAGGCGAGTCCGACCCTCTGGGTGCGCGAGAAGCGTCGCTACACGGTTGATGTTGACCGCAACCTGCATCGAATCGAGTCCACCTTTGTTCTTTCCGGTGCAGAGTCGGCGACGGTTGCCCTGGGCCTGGGTAAACATGCCTCGGCCAAGGCTGCGGTGCTCGGCGCGGGTGAGGAGGGCAAACTGGTGCTTTGGGAGGAGTATCCCAAACCGGAGGAAGGTTCCTTGGGAACTGCCGTCGGGCTTCTCCCCCGGAAGGGAGTAGAGATTGCGGAGGACGAGTTGAACCACCTTCTCCTGATCCCGATCCGTTCGGGCGAGTCTTTGATTTATTTTGCGGGAGCGGGCTGGTCTCGCAGCGGGCAGTTTGAGAACCAGTCCAGCTGGAAGTCTTACGTGGAATCGGTACTCGCCGCCGAGGCAGATCCTTTGAATGTGGAGGTGGTGCACGAAGCCCCATGA
- the kduD gene encoding 2-dehydro-3-deoxy-D-gluconate 5-dehydrogenase KduD: MSAPQTFSLDGRIALVTGASKGLGASMAHALAAAGADVILVSRRPADTTAAAIRTLGRKAWILTADLSVAEEPARVFEEALGAAGNVDILVNNAGIIRRANFVDFSEADWTEVMATNLDSAFRLSQLAARNWISSKRQGKIIHVASMLSFQGGVRVASYTAAKSALHGLTKLMANELAIHGINVNAIAPGYMATENTEALRADANRNQAILDRIPAGRWGEPSDLDGAVVFLASAASHYVHGFTLAVDGGWLAR, translated from the coding sequence ACCGGCGCATCGAAGGGCCTGGGCGCGTCGATGGCGCACGCGCTCGCCGCAGCAGGGGCCGACGTGATCCTGGTCTCACGGCGTCCGGCCGACACGACCGCGGCGGCAATACGCACGCTCGGCCGGAAAGCGTGGATTCTCACCGCCGACCTTTCCGTCGCAGAGGAGCCAGCGCGGGTTTTCGAGGAGGCGCTCGGTGCAGCAGGAAACGTCGACATTCTTGTGAACAATGCCGGGATCATCCGGCGCGCGAACTTCGTGGATTTCTCCGAAGCGGACTGGACCGAGGTCATGGCGACAAACCTGGATTCGGCCTTCCGGCTGAGCCAGCTTGCGGCACGCAATTGGATTTCGTCCAAGCGGCAGGGAAAGATCATCCACGTCGCGTCCATGCTCTCTTTTCAGGGCGGCGTGCGCGTCGCCTCCTACACGGCCGCCAAGAGCGCCCTTCACGGGCTCACCAAGCTGATGGCAAACGAACTTGCCATCCACGGAATCAACGTGAACGCGATCGCTCCCGGTTATATGGCAACAGAGAACACCGAAGCCCTGCGCGCCGATGCCAACCGCAATCAGGCCATCCTTGACCGCATACCGGCGGGACGCTGGGGCGAACCCTCCGACCTGGATGGTGCCGTCGTCTTTCTGGCCTCTGCCGCGTCACACTACGTGCACGGCTTCACGCTGGCTGTCGATGGTGGATGGCTTGCCCGCTGA